The Streptomyces laurentii region GAAGTGCGCGGCGACCAGCGGCAGGTCGGCGTCGCGGGTCTCCTTGATCGGCTTGCCGTTGTCCAGGGTCTCGAGGACGGCCAGCTCGCGGCTGCGCTCCTGGATGATCCGGGCGATCCGGAAGAGGTACTTGGCGCGCTCGGCGCCGGGCAGCGCCGACCACTTCTCGAACGCCTTGCGGGCGGCCTTCACGGCCCGGTCCACGTCCTCGGCGCCCGCCTGGGCGACCTCGGCGAGGACTTCCTCGGTGGACGGGGAGACGGTCTTGAAGACCTTGCCGTCGGCGGCGTCGGTGAACTCGCCGTCGATGAACAGGCCGTACGACGGCGCGAGGTCGACGACCGAGCGGGACTCGGGTGCCGGTGCGTACTCGAATGCAGATGCCATGTTGATCAGTCCACCGTCACGTAATCGGGGCCGGAGTAGTGGCCGGTCGCCAGCTTCTGACGCTGCATCAGCAGGTCGTTGAGCAGGCTGGAGGCGCCGAAGCGGAACCAGTGGTTGTCCAGCCAGTCCGCACCCGCGGTCTCGTTGACCAGGACCAGGAACTTGATCGCTTCCTTGGTGTTGCGGATGCCGCCGGCCGGCTTCACGCCGACCTGGACACCGGTCTGCGCGCGGAAGTCGCGGACGGCCTCCAGCATCAGCAGCGTGTTGGCCGGGGTGGCGTTGACCGCGACCTTGCCGGTCGAGGTCTTGATGAAGTCGGCACCCGCGAGCATGCCGATCCACGAGGCGCGGCGGATGTTGTCGTACGTGGACAGCTCGCCGGTCTCGAAGATCACCTTCAGCCGGGCGGCGTCGCCGCACTCGGCCCTGACGGCGGCGATCTGCTCGAAGACCTCCAGGTAGCGGCCAGCCAGGAAGGCGCCACGGTCGATGACCATGTCGATCTCGTCGGCGCCGGCGGCGATGGCGTCCCGGGTGTCCGCGAGCTTCACCGGAAGCGCGGCGCGGCCGGCCGGGAAGGCGGTGGCGACGGAGGCGACCTTGACGTCCGAGCCCGCGAGGGCGGCCTTGGCGGTGGCCACCATGTCGGGGTAGACGCAGACCGCGGCGGTCGTCGGGGTCGTACGGTCGGTCGGATCGGGGTGGACGGCCTTGGCGGCGAGCGCCCGGACCTTGCCCGGGGTGTCCGCGCCCTCGAGCGTCGTCAGGTCGATCATGGAAATGGCCAGGTCGATGGCGTACGCCTTGGACGTGGTCTTGATCGAACGCGTACCGAGAGCAGCGGCGCGCGCCTCCAGGCCGACGGCGTCGACGCCGGGCAGCCCGTGGAGGAAGCGGCGCAGCGTGCTGTCGGACGCGGTCACGTCGGCGAAAGCATGAGCTGCAGATGCAGTGGTGGGCATGGTCACCACTTGAGCATATCTACGCGCGTAGTAGCGCGTACAGGGGCCCTTCGCGCAGCGGAGGGCGAGGCCGGGGCGACGGCCGGGTCCCGGAGGGGCTGAAGCGCTCTGTCACGTTGCCTGTGACACGGAGTGGATGGCCCCGTCCGCCGCGACCGGCACCGGCGACGGCACCGGCGACGGCGCCAAGACCGACACCGTGCAGACATCGGTCATCCCGCACCCGCCACCCCGAACCGCGGCTGATCACCTGCGGCGGCGAACCGGTCGACGGCCACCGCCCCGACAGCATCGTCGTCCACGCCGACCTGGCCGACAGCACCACGCCCTGAGCCGGGACCGGACACGGTGCCTGCGCCGAACGGGCGACCTTGAGGCAGAATCGGGCGCATGACGAGCCCGACCCCTTCCGCTCAGCCCTCCGAGTCCGACCAGGAGGACCGCGTCTTCCGATCGCCGCTGGGCGTCGCGGGCGGAGTCTTCCTGCTGCTCCTCGCCGTGTTCTTCGGCATCGACTCGATGCTGAACGGCCACGGCAACGCGCCGTTCATCGCCATCGCCGGACTGATCCTGGTGATCCCGCTGATCGTCGCCTTCACCTTCCGGCCGGTCGTCCAGGTCAACGGCGTACGGCTGCGCATCCGCAACCCCTTCCGTACCATCACGCTGCCCTGGGGCACCGTCGCCGACATCCGCGCCGGCTACTCCAGCGAGGCGTTCACCCAGGACGGCGGCAAGTACCAGCTGTGGGCCGTCCCCGTCTCGCTGCGCCAGCGCAAGCGGGCCTCCCGCCGCGCCGCCCGCGCCTCGCAGGACGACCCGCACGGCCGTACCTCCGTCAGCGCCAGCGTCTCTGACCATGACGCGCGCGTCGCGCCCGCCGACCGGACAGTGGCCGACCTGCGCGAGACGGCCGAGCGGCTCGGCGGGAAGCCGGAGGCGCAGGGCGAGGCGCAGGTGCGCTGGGCGTACGAGGTGATCGTGCCGGCCGTGGTCGGGCTTGTGCTGTGGATCATCCTCGCGGTGACCGGCTGACCACGCCTGGTACACGACGCCGAAGGGCCCGTACGGGAAGGCTCGCGCCATCCCGTACGGGCCCTTCGGGCGTTCCCCGCCGGTCTCAGAGACCGGCCGCCTGGGCCAGGTCCCGCTTCAGCGCCGCCAGCAGCTCGGCCGCCGTCACCCGCGCCGGCGCCAGCGCGCTCGCGTCCGCGACCGGCACCACGACCTCCAGATAGCACTTGATCTTCGGCTCGGTGCCCGACGGGCGGACGATCACCCGGGCCTTGTAGTCGCCCTCCAGGTGGTAGCGCAGGCCGTCCGTCGGCGGCAGCGACTCCGTGCCCTTCGCCAGGTCCTCCGCCGACGCCACCGTCAGGCCCGCCAGCCGCACCGGCGGCTTCTCGCGCAGTGCCGCCATCGCGTTCGCGATGATCCCGAGGTCCCGCACCCGCACCGACAGCTGGTCCGTGGCGTGCAGCCCGTGCGCCACCGCCAGGTCGTCCAGCAGGTCCGCGAGCGTACGGCCCTGCTCCTTCAGCACCGACGCCAGCTCGGTCACCAGCAGCGCCGCCGTGATGCCGTCCTTGTCACGGACGCCCTCCGGGTCGACGCAGTAGCCCAGCGCCTCCTCGTAGCCGTACCGCAGACCGTCCACCCGGGCGATCCACTTGAAGCCGGTCAGCGTCTCCTCGTACCCGACCCCGGCCGCCGCCGCGATCCGGCCGAGCAGCGACGACGACACGATCGACTCGGCGAACACACCCGACGCGCCCTTCGCCACCAGGTGCGCCGCGAGCAGCGCGCCCACCTCGTCGCCGCGCAGCATCCGCCAGCCGCCCTCGACGGCCGCGTCCGGGACGGCCACCGCGCAGCGGTCCGCGTCCGGGTCGTTCGCGATCACCAGGTCCGGGTCCACGGCCCGCGCCGCCTCGAACGCGAGGTCCATCGCACCCGGCTCCTCCGGGTTCGGGAACGCCACCGTCGGGAACGCCGGGTCCGGCTCCGCCTGCTCCGCGACCAGCGCCGGCGGCGGGAAGCCGTGCCGGCCGAACGCCGCCGTCAGCGTCTCCTTGCCGACGCCGTGCATCGCCGTGTACACGGTCCGCGCGGTGCGCGGCGAGCCCGGCGTCAGGACCGCGTCCGTCCGCTCCAGGTAAGCCGTCAGCACCTCGTCGCCCAGCGTCTCCCAGCCGCCGTCCGGGCGCGGCACGTCCGCCAGCGCCCGCACCGCGTCGATCTCCGCCGCGATCTCCGCGTCCGCCGGCGGCACGATCTGCGAACCGTCGCCCAGGTACACCTTGTAGCCGTTGTCGCGCGGCGGGTTGTGGCTCGCGGTCACCTCGACACCCGCCACCGCGCCCAGATGCCTTATCGCGAACGCCAGCACAGGCGTCGGCAGCGGGCGCGGCAGCAGCGCCGCGCGCAGCCCCGCGCCCGTCATCACGGCGGCCGTGTCGCGCGCGAAGTCCGCCGACTTGTACCGGGCGTCGTAGCCGATGACCACGAGACCGTCCGTCCGCCCCTTTGCCTTCAGGTACGCGGCGAGGCCGGCGGCGGCGCGGATGACGACGGCGCGGTTCATACGGTTCGGGCCCGCGCCCAGCTCGCCGCGGAGGCCGGCGGTGCCGAACTGGAGCATGCCGGAGAAACGGGCCGCCAGCTCGTCGCGGTCGCCGCGGTCGAGGAGCGCGGCGAGCTCGTCACGGGTCTCCGGGTCGGGGTCCTCGGCGAGCCACGCCTGGGCCCGGGCGAGGAGGTCGTCCTGCGTCACGGTGGTGTGCCTTTCGGGAAGTGCGGGCGGTGGGGGGTGCGGGCTTTTGTGTGGGGGTGGTGCGGGCCGCGGGGTGGGCCGGGGGCGGTGGGTGGCGCGGGGGCCGGGGAGGGGGCGCGTTCCGCACCGCGTGATGTACGGCGCGGACACCCTTCACGAGTACCCCGGGTCCATGTCCCGCGCCACACATCACGCTCTACGTTTCGAACGTCGACCCCCTCCCCGTCCCCCGCTCCCGTCCGGTGGTGCCCCGCCCCTCGCCCGCGGGGGAGGTGAAGCGAGGTGGGTGGGGGGTGCGGGTCCGTGGGGCCCTGGCCGCCGGGGGATGACCCGGAGGGCTTAAGACCCGCGCCCCCGACCCCTTGCGGGATCAGGGGCGAGAGGCCGTCCTGCGTGGATCAGATCCGGGCGAGGACCTGGGTGAGGAGTTCGCCCATGCGCGCCGCCGAGTCGCGGCCCGCCTGGAGGACCTCCTCGTGGTTCAGGGGCTCGCCGGAGAGGCCCGCCGCCAGGTTGGTGACGAGGGAGATGCCGAGGACCTCCGCGCCCGCCTCGCGGGCGGCGATGGCCTCCAGGACGGTGGACATGCCGACCAGGTCGCCGCCCATGACGCGGACCATGTTGATCTCGGCCGGGGTCTCGTAGTGCGGCCCGGGGAACTGGACGTAGACGCCCTCTTCGAGCGTCGCGTCGATCTCCTGGCACAGCGCGCGCAGCCGCGGCGAGTACACGTGCGTGAGGTCGACGAAGTGCGCGCCGACGATCGGCGAGGTGGCCGTCAGGTTGATGTGGTCGCTGATCAGGACCGGCTGGCCCGGGCGCATGCCCTCGCGCAGACCGCCGCAGCCGTTGGTGAGGACGACCGTCTCGCAGCCCGCGGCGACGGCGGTGCGGACGCCGTGGACGACGGAGGCGACGCCCCGGCCCTCGTAGAAGTGGGTGCGGCCGAGGAAGACGAGGGCGCGCTTGTCGCCGATCTTGTACGAGCGGATCGTGCCGCCGTGGCCCGCGACCGCCGGCGGCGGGAAGCCGGGCAGCTCGGTGACCGGGAACTCGGCCTCCGGGACGCCGAGCGCGTCGACGGCCGGCGCCCAGCCGGAGCCCATGACCAGGGCGACGTCGTGCTTCTCGGCTCCGGTCAGCTCGCGCAGGCGCGTGGCTGCGGCATCGGCGGCCTCGTACGGGGTGGCAGTTGCGTTCACTGGCTCTCTCGCCTCGGGGAGGGGGGTCCGAGGGGAGCCCCGGACGGATTTGTCACGCGCAGCAGCGTAGCCCGAGAAACCCTACGCGCGTAGATGATTGCCCCGACGCGGCATGATCGTTGTCTTGTCGTTTCCCTCAAGATCCGGACACGTCCGGGAACGGCCCCACACGGGCCGGTATTTGGCATATGCCTCAGCAGGGGCGCTTGCGCAGTTCCATCACGTAATCGTGCGGCGCGCCCGCCGACTCCGCCGCGTCCGCGACCTCGCCCAGGTAGCGGGCCGAGGGCAGCCCGCCCTCGTACGCGTTGAGCACGTAGATCCAGGCCGGCTCGTCGCCGTCCAGGGTGTGCACCCGCACCCGCATCCGCCGGTAGACGTCGAGGCCGACGCCCTCCCAGCGGTCCATGGACTCCTCGTCCATCGGAGCGATGTCGTACAGCGCGACGAAGACCTGGGACCGCGGTGCCTCCACGATCGTGGCGAGCGCTCCCTCCCAGCCCATCTGCTCCCCGCCGAAGGTCAGCCGCCAGCCGTTCAGCCAGCCGGTGCCGCGCAGCGGTGAGTGCGGTGCGCGGCGGCTCATCAGCCGCGCGTCGAGGTTGCCGGCGTAGGCGGCGTAGAGCGACATGGGACCGAGGGTACGGGAGGCCGCGCGGTCCGGGGCGAAGTCCGTGGTGGAGGAGGTGCGGCAGGGACACGGGAGGAGGACGGGAGAAGGCACGGGAGGGCGTGCGGGGGAGTCCGTCCCGCCCCCGCCGCGTCCTTTCGCCGAGGGTGCGGGACAATGGGCTACGCACTTGAAGCGTGCGGGACAATGGCGTACGCACTGCAGCCCAGCGGGGTGACCCCCCGGCAGAACGAGAGCGCGAGGCGTAGATCCCAGTGACCCGGATCGTGATCATCGGCGGCGGACCCGGCGGATACGAGGCGGCCCTGGTGGGCGCCCAACTCGGCGCGGAGGTGACCGTCGTCGACTCCGACGGCCTCGGCGGCGCGTCCGTCCTGACCGACTGTGTCCCGTCCAAGACCCTCATCGCCACGGCCGAGGTGATGACCACCTTCGACTCCTCGTACGAGGAGCTGGGCATCATCGTCGCGGACGACACCCCGCCGCTCGAGCAGACCGCTCGCGTCGTCGGTGTCGACCTCGGCAAGGTCAACCGGCGTGTGAAGCGGCTGGCGCTCGCCCAGTCGCACGACATCACGGCCTCCGTCACCCGCGCGGGTGCCCGGGTGCTGCGCGGCCGGGGCCGGCTGGCCGGACGGCAGGCGCTCGACGGCTCCCGTCAGGTGATCGTGACCGCCGCCGACGGCAGCGAGGAGACGCTCACCGCCGACGCCGTGCTGATCGCCACCGGCGCCACCCCGCGCGAGGTGCCGGACGCCAAGCCGGACGGCGAGCGGATCCTGAACTGGACCCAGGTCTACGACCTCAAGGAGCTCCCCGAGGAGCTCATCGTGGTCGGTTCCGGTGTCACCGGCGCCGAGTTCGCCGGCGCCTACCAGGCGCTCGGCTCCCGGGTCACGCTGGTCTCGTCCCGCGACCGGGTGCTCCCGGGTGAGGACCCGGACGCGGCGGCCGTCCTGGAGGACGTGTTCCGGCGCCGCGGCATGAATGTCATGGCCCGCTCGCGCGCCGAGTCCGCCAAGCGGGTCGGCGACCGCGTCGAGGTCACCCTGTCGGACGGCCGGGTCATCTCCGGCACGCACTGCCTGATGGCCGTCGGCGCCATCCCGAACTCCTCCGGGATGGGTCTGGAGGAGGCCGGGGTCCGGGTGAAGGACTCCGGGCACATCTGGACCGACCGGGTCTCCCGTACCTCCGCGCCCGGCGTGTACGCGGCCGGCGACGTCACCGGCGTCTTCGCGCTCGCCTCGGTGGCGGCGATGCAGGGACGTATCGCCATGTACCACTTCCTCGGCGACGCGGTGACCCCGCTGAACCTCAAGACGGTCTCCTCCAACGTCTTCACCGACCCGGAGATCGCCACCGTCGGCTACACCCAGGCCGACGTGGACGCGGGCAAGATCGACGCCAAGGTCGTCAAGCTGCCGCTGCTGCGCAACCCCCGCGCGAAGATGCAGGGCATCCGGGACGGCTTCGTGAAGATCTTCTGCCGGCCGGGCACCGAGATCGTGGTCGGCGGTGTGGTCGTGGCCCCGCGGGCCAGTGAGCTGATCCACCCCATCTCGATCGCGGTCGACAACAATCTGACGGTCGAGCAGATCGCAAATGCTTTCACTGTGTACCCCTCCCTGTCGGGCTCGATCGCGGAAGTGGCACGGCAGTTGCACACCCGAAAGGCGACCGGCGAGGCGTAGGGCCCGCCGACCGGCACGGCCGGCCCGTTCCCGCCCGGCTCCCGCCTGCGGGAACGGTTCGCCGACCCGGACAACCCCCGGCAAGCCGGGGCATAGGACGAACGGCAGCGGGGCCCCTCATAGCACAGAGGGGCCCCGCTTGTGCGTATCTTCCGCAATTCGGTGCATAGAGCTGAAAAAACGGTGACGCGCACGTTACTGTCAGTTTCGTGTTCGCTGCAGAACGTCGCCAATTGATCCTCGAAATGGTGCGCGCCAACGGAGCCGTGTCGCTCCGTGAGCTCGCCCGCGTCGTCCAGACCTCAGAAGTGACCGTACGGCGAGACGTGCGGGCCCTTGAGGCAGAAGGACTCCTCGACCGCCGGCACGGTGGTGCGGTGCTCCCGGGTGGGTTCACGAGAGAGTCGGGCTTCCCTCAGAAGTCCCATCTCGCGACCGCCGAGAAGACCGCCATCGCCGACGTCGCCGCGACCCTCGTGGAAGAGGGCGAGGCGATCGTCGTCGGGGCCGGCACCACCACCCAGGAGCTGGCCCGCCGGCTCGCCCGCGTCCCCGGTCTCACCGTCGTCACCAACTCGCTGCTCGTCGCCCAGGCCCTCGCCCACGCCAACCGTGTCGAGGTCGTCATGACCGGCGGCACCCTGCGCGGCTCCAACTACGCGCTGGTGGGCAGCGGGGCGGAACAGTCGCTCCAGGGGCTGCGGGTCTCCCGCGCCTTCCTCTCCGGCAGTGGCCTGACCGCCGAACGCGGCCTGTCCACCTCCAACATGCTCTCCGCGAGCGTGGACCGGGCCCTGGTGCAGGCGGCCGCCGAGGTGGTGGTCCTCGCCGACCACACCAAGCTCGGCGCCGACACCATGTTCCAGACCGTGCCGACGGACGTCATCACCCGCCTGGTCACCGACGAGCCGCCCGCCCACGACGAGCGGGCCGCCACCGAGCTCCAGGCCCTCGCCGACCAGGGCGTGCAGATCACCGTCGCCGGGACCGCGGGGCACGCGGCCGAGCCGCACCCCCCGAGCGGCCGGCCACGGCGGGACGTCCCCCTGCCCGGACAGCGTGCCGCCCGGCTGCCGGGTCCGTCCGGGCCGTACCGCGGCGGGCCGGGCGTCCACGGCGGCCCCGGGGGGCTCAACGGCCCGGGCGGTCACGTGGGTCCGGTCGGCCCGGCCGGCCTCGCGAACGACATGCTCGGACCGGAGCGGCCGATGAGAGTCGCGGACCTGCGCCGCCGCTGAGCCGCCGCCGAGTCGTCGCCGAGTCGTCAACGCGTGGGGTACGTACGGTGATTGGGTGCGGCGATTGGGTACGCCGGTCGGGTACGGCGGGCCCGGTGTCGTCGTCTCCCGTACGGCGGGCCGTGAGTCCCGAGCGCGCGCGGACGGCGGTCGCGCTCAGGCGGCGCGGCGGGCCTTGCGGCGGGCGATCGCGAACGAGGCGCCTCCCCCGGCGGCGATCAGGACGGCGCCCACCGCGGCGATCGCCGCGGCGTCGTTCGCACCGGTCTCGGCGAGGCTGGCGCCCTTGGCCGCGGCCGGCCGGGCGCTGTCCGCCTTCAGGGTCTTGTGGATCCAGTTCGCGTAGGCGGGCGCGCTGGTGTAGAGGCCGGGGCCCTCCGAGCACGGCACGCCCGGGGCGCCGGGGCCCGAGGTGACGCCGATCAGTTCCCAGCGGCCGTCGCGGCCCTTCTGGACCTGCGGCCCGCCGGAGTCGCCGAAGCATGCCATGGCCTTGGGCTTGGTGGTGACGGTGCACAGCCTGTCCCCGTTGGCGTAGCCCGGCGCGCATTCGGACACCGCGCCCCTGCGGGTGTCCAGTTCCTGGAGCCGCTCGGGGAACGTGAAGGTGCCGTCGACGGTGGTGCCGAAGCCCAGCAGCCGGGTCGGCGTGCCCGGCTTCCCGGGCCGCTCGGCGATCCTGATGGGCCGCTCGGTGACCGGGCGGTCCAGGCGGATCAGCGCGAGGTCGTCCTTGTTGGCGGCCTTGTTGCCGCCGTTCACGTAGCCGGGGTGGGCGACGATCCGGTCGATCTTCCGGACGGTGCCGCCGGACGTGCGGCGGTCGGTGCCGACCCGCACGATGCCGTCCAGCTTCAGGCCCTCGACCTTCACGCAGTGCGCGGCCGTCAGGACCCATCGCGGATCGATCAGCGACGCCCCGCAGTTCCCGTCGAGCAGACCCTGGTCCGGGGCCGACTCCGGGATGACCGCCATGAACGGGTAGTCCTCCGTGGAGTCGGACCCGTTGACGATGGCGTGCGCGCTGCCGGTCATGGCGGTGGCGCAGGCCACTGCGGTGAGCACGCCGACGGCGGCGGCCCGGGCGGTACGGCGGGGGGACGGCTCGAAGCTGAACACAGAGGGATTCCTTGGCGCTCGGTGGTTCCTTGCCTCCGTAGCCTC contains the following coding sequences:
- a CDS encoding trypsin-like protease (Trypsin-like serine protease; Many of these are synthesized as inactive precursor zymogens that are cleaved during limited proteolysis to generate their active forms. Alignment contains also inactive enzymes that have substitutions of the catalytic triad...; cd00190;~identified by MetaGeneAnnotator; putative;~substrate binding sites [chemical binding];~trypsin-like protease [Streptomyces hygroscopicus subsp. jinggangensis5008]), coding for MFSFEPSPRRTARAAAVGVLTAVACATAMTGSAHAIVNGSDSTEDYPFMAVIPESAPDQGLLDGNCGASLIDPRWVLTAAHCVKVEGLKLDGIVRVGTDRRTSGGTVRKIDRIVAHPGYVNGGNKAANKDDLALIRLDRPVTERPIRIAERPGKPGTPTRLLGFGTTVDGTFTFPERLQELDTRRGAVSECAPGYANGDRLCTVTTKPKAMACFGDSGGPQVQKGRDGRWELIGVTSGPGAPGVPCSEGPGLYTSAPAYANWIHKTLKADSARPAAAKGASLAETGANDAAAIAAVGAVLIAAGGGASFAIARRKARRAA